Proteins from a single region of Desulfitibacter alkalitolerans DSM 16504:
- the ilvD gene encoding dihydroxy-acid dehydratase, protein MLKSQHLRKVNTQGDGLRLGSGWTPSDLAKPQVLIDSVFGDSHPGSYHLDKLVKSAKNGLYSVGCKPAVYTVTDMCDGIAMAHDGMNYSLLSREVIAMMVEIHALSSPFDGIMLISSCDKSIPAHLKALARLDMPGIHISGGAMMPGPDYLSSEKLYGSGFKEKRGEITSHELLVEQINSCPTCGACQFMGTASTMQTMSEALGLSLPGNALMPASINQLEHLSYKAAEKVKELMEKSITPRQILTRKAFENAIVIHAAISGSTNATLHIPAIAHEVGLDITADLFEEIHAKVPVLVSLKTSGKWPTELLWFAGGVPGLMMQLKDYLHLDALTVTGKTVGENLEELERDGYFQVGKGYLRNYGLTTEEVIQPIDKPYKQGGGLAVLYGNLATEGAVVKHAAVDPKMHVHTGPAKPYDSEEAAVEAILSGEIKPGDMIIIRYEGPQGAGMPEMLRTTEAIYTNPELVATTALITDGRFSGATRGPAIGHVSPEAATGGPLALVEEGDLITVNIPARKLEIVGIAGKETSKEEVEKVLAERKKNWTRPVKENKGVLGLFQSMATSPMKGAYLKWTK, encoded by the coding sequence ATGCTAAAAAGCCAACACCTTAGAAAAGTAAACACCCAGGGAGATGGACTGCGCCTGGGAAGCGGCTGGACACCATCAGACCTTGCAAAGCCACAGGTGTTAATAGACAGTGTATTTGGAGACAGCCACCCAGGAAGCTATCACCTGGACAAATTAGTAAAATCAGCAAAAAATGGACTATACAGCGTGGGCTGCAAACCGGCAGTATACACGGTAACAGACATGTGTGACGGAATAGCCATGGCCCATGACGGAATGAACTACTCATTACTATCAAGAGAAGTCATAGCAATGATGGTGGAAATCCATGCCCTGAGCTCACCCTTTGACGGCATCATGCTCATATCAAGCTGTGACAAATCAATACCGGCCCATCTCAAAGCATTAGCAAGACTTGACATGCCAGGGATCCATATTAGTGGTGGAGCAATGATGCCAGGACCAGACTATCTATCATCAGAAAAGCTCTATGGCTCAGGCTTCAAAGAAAAAAGAGGGGAAATCACAAGCCATGAACTGCTGGTAGAACAAATCAACTCCTGCCCAACCTGTGGAGCATGTCAATTCATGGGCACAGCCAGCACAATGCAGACCATGTCAGAAGCATTGGGCTTGAGCCTGCCGGGCAACGCCCTGATGCCGGCAAGCATCAACCAGCTGGAGCACTTATCATACAAAGCAGCAGAAAAAGTAAAAGAGCTCATGGAAAAAAGCATAACCCCAAGACAAATACTAACAAGAAAAGCCTTTGAAAACGCAATCGTCATCCATGCAGCAATCTCAGGCTCAACAAATGCAACCCTGCATATACCGGCAATAGCCCATGAAGTAGGCCTGGACATAACAGCAGACCTGTTTGAAGAAATACACGCCAAAGTACCAGTACTAGTAAGCCTGAAAACAAGCGGCAAATGGCCCACAGAACTTCTGTGGTTTGCAGGAGGAGTACCAGGACTAATGATGCAGCTAAAAGACTACCTGCACCTGGATGCATTGACAGTCACAGGCAAAACAGTAGGAGAAAACCTGGAAGAATTAGAAAGAGACGGCTACTTCCAAGTGGGCAAGGGCTACCTAAGAAACTATGGCCTGACAACAGAAGAAGTAATCCAACCAATAGACAAGCCATACAAGCAGGGTGGAGGACTAGCAGTACTATACGGAAACCTGGCCACAGAAGGAGCAGTAGTAAAACACGCAGCAGTAGACCCCAAAATGCACGTCCACACAGGACCGGCAAAACCATATGACAGTGAAGAAGCAGCAGTAGAAGCAATATTATCAGGAGAAATAAAGCCTGGAGACATGATTATCATTAGATATGAGGGACCCCAGGGAGCAGGAATGCCGGAGATGCTTAGAACAACAGAAGCCATATATACAAACCCAGAACTAGTAGCAACAACAGCACTGATAACAGACGGAAGATTCTCAGGAGCAACCAGAGGACCGGCAATAGGTCACGTGTCCCCAGAAGCAGCAACAGGAGGGCCCCTGGCCCTAGTAGAAGAAGGAGACCTGATTACAGTAAACATTCCTGCAAGGAAGCTGGAAATAGTAGGAATAGCAGGCAAAGAAACAAGTAAGGAAGAAGTTGAAAAAGTACTAGCAGAGCGTAAAAAGAACTGGACTAGACCAGTTAAAGAGAACAAGGGTGTTCTAGGGTTATTTCAATCCATGGCCACCTCACCCATGAAGGGCGCTTATCTAAAATGGACTAAATAA
- a CDS encoding uroporphyrinogen decarboxylase family protein: MELTSKERILRTLQFMESDRIPCSPFVFDAWFGLAPKDYADRLVEHTDIMVAVRPGSKAETWIGGVPHNISKRFSTPDGNIREVIHTPKGDLTATIKPTGDHIDWYVEHLFKTPEDVEKFLSIPYKPLDPPMENFYKWESYIGTQGLVLGEISNPFYCPAYYFGTEENLIQTFSNKELITSLLDALVIRACDVIRNASKLGVKVWRIIGAEYASPRVLPPHFFKDIIVKYDKQLVDTIHECGGIAYMHMHDKMMDVIDDIIEIGPDALDPLEAPPLGDVDLKVVKERLGDKMCLVGNIDDMNVLSRASKEEVERLSLECIEAAGRGGGYILGGTASGLFMPKTVDNFIVMAEVCKRVKP; encoded by the coding sequence ATGGAATTAACCTCAAAGGAAAGAATTTTAAGAACCCTGCAATTTATGGAATCAGACAGAATACCATGCTCACCATTTGTTTTTGATGCCTGGTTTGGACTTGCTCCAAAGGATTATGCTGACAGGCTTGTAGAGCATACCGATATTATGGTGGCTGTACGTCCCGGAAGCAAGGCTGAAACCTGGATTGGAGGTGTGCCGCATAATATCAGCAAAAGATTTTCTACACCAGATGGCAACATAAGAGAAGTGATTCACACTCCCAAGGGAGACTTAACTGCCACAATAAAACCAACTGGAGATCATATTGATTGGTATGTTGAACATCTCTTCAAAACTCCAGAGGATGTGGAAAAGTTCCTCTCCATTCCCTATAAACCCCTTGATCCGCCCATGGAAAACTTTTATAAATGGGAGAGCTACATTGGTACACAAGGGCTTGTTCTTGGGGAAATATCTAATCCCTTCTATTGTCCTGCATATTACTTTGGTACTGAAGAGAACCTTATTCAAACTTTTAGCAACAAGGAGCTGATTACCAGCTTATTAGATGCACTTGTAATAAGGGCTTGTGATGTAATCAGGAATGCAAGCAAATTAGGGGTAAAGGTTTGGCGAATAATTGGTGCAGAGTATGCATCTCCCAGGGTATTACCGCCTCACTTCTTCAAGGATATAATTGTAAAGTATGATAAGCAGCTGGTAGACACTATCCACGAATGTGGAGGGATAGCCTACATGCACATGCATGATAAAATGATGGATGTAATAGATGATATCATTGAAATAGGCCCTGATGCTTTAGATCCTTTAGAAGCGCCGCCATTAGGAGATGTGGATCTTAAGGTTGTCAAAGAGCGTCTTGGTGATAAAATGTGCCTGGTAGGCAACATTGATGATATGAATGTCCTTTCTAGAGCTTCAAAGGAGGAAGTTGAAAGGCTTAGTTTGGAATGTATAGAAGCTGCCGGCAGGGGTGGAGGCTACATCCTGGGAGGCACTGCTTCAGGACTATTCATGCCTAAAACTGTAGACAACTTCATTGTAATGGCAGAGGTATGTAAGAGGGTGAAACCATAG
- a CDS encoding GntR family transcriptional regulator, translating into MNQFISKTTLKEQAYSYLKKAILKGEIEAGRIYSEQWFADFLGVSRTPVREAILQIRQEGLLETLPSKGIIVKEISPADIESTFQIRQAIEGFCVVSIAREVNSHAAQDLLNSLYTLIDTQKEAAGYMNSYRFTEVDELFHRHIINFVNNNKFVETFDDLRIRVYRLCMDTLKTEGRMRETVNEHYEIYEKMKAGQPWEAYMAMNQHLSNAKKLLLSVCKH; encoded by the coding sequence ATGAACCAATTTATATCAAAAACTACCTTAAAAGAACAAGCCTACAGCTACTTAAAAAAAGCAATTCTCAAGGGCGAAATAGAAGCAGGAAGAATTTATTCTGAGCAGTGGTTTGCAGATTTTTTAGGGGTATCTCGAACCCCTGTAAGAGAAGCAATACTGCAGATTAGGCAGGAAGGCCTGCTGGAAACTCTACCATCCAAGGGAATTATTGTTAAGGAAATATCTCCAGCAGATATTGAAAGCACCTTTCAAATTCGCCAGGCAATAGAGGGCTTTTGTGTTGTATCCATAGCAAGGGAAGTCAACAGCCATGCAGCACAAGATTTGTTGAACTCACTCTATACCCTAATTGATACACAGAAAGAGGCAGCAGGGTACATGAACAGCTATAGGTTTACTGAGGTAGATGAGTTATTCCATAGGCATATAATCAATTTTGTTAATAACAATAAATTTGTAGAAACCTTTGACGATCTTCGTATTCGCGTATATAGATTGTGTATGGATACATTAAAAACTGAAGGACGAATGCGTGAAACGGTAAATGAGCATTATGAAATTTATGAAAAAATGAAAGCTGGGCAGCCCTGGGAAGCCTATATGGCAATGAACCAACATTTAAGCAATGCTAAAAAACTGTTACTATCCGTGTGCAAGCACTAA
- the tkt gene encoding transketolase, giving the protein MTTIEQQLSINTIRVLSAEAVEKANSGHPGLPLGLAPAGYVLWSQVLKHSPHDPKWPNRDRFILSAGHGSMLLYSLLHLFDYGLTMEDIKSFRQLGSKTPGHPEYGHTVGVETTTGPLGQGFANGVGMAVAEKRLAARFNRDGYEIVDHYTYIFTSDGDLMEGISSEAASLAGHLKLGKLICIYDDNTITIDGHTSLTFTEDVGMRFKAYGWQVINVQDGNDTAAILAALKEAKKDSERPALIMLKTIIGYGSPTKQGKADVHGAPLGREELAGLKKNLGWHYTQEFHVPEEVRQHFFQLTNKLNSYSQEWKQLFSNYKQAYPGLAREWETWHLNKLPDQLLQDSELWNFEDKPIATRSASGQVMNKLTNYLPNLVGGSADLNASTKTYLKNMGDFQAHTPEGSNLFFGIREHAMAGILNGMALHGGFRVFGSTFFVFFDYMKPSIRLAALMGLPVIYVFTHDSLGVGEDGPTHQPIEHLIALRAIPNMHVLRPCDARETTAAWLTALERQDGPTAIILTRQNLPILENSSMEAQKGAYIIGREKGTSPDLIILATGSEVALALEAQKELWNKSIDARVVSMMSWELFKEQPINYREGIIPASVSRRISVEAGSSLGWRDFVGDKGIIIGIDSFGASAPGRVLLEHMGFSVSNIVEKAVGLFAN; this is encoded by the coding sequence ATGACAACCATTGAGCAGCAGCTATCAATAAATACTATTCGCGTTCTGTCTGCAGAGGCAGTTGAAAAGGCAAACTCTGGTCATCCAGGTCTTCCCCTGGGTCTGGCTCCAGCAGGGTATGTTTTATGGTCCCAGGTATTAAAGCACAGCCCCCATGATCCCAAATGGCCTAACAGGGACAGGTTTATTCTCTCTGCCGGCCATGGCTCCATGCTCCTTTATTCCCTGCTGCATTTATTTGACTATGGCCTGACCATGGAAGACATTAAAAGTTTTCGTCAATTAGGGAGTAAAACCCCCGGACACCCTGAATACGGACATACAGTGGGAGTAGAAACTACAACAGGCCCCCTGGGTCAGGGCTTTGCCAATGGAGTAGGTATGGCCGTTGCAGAAAAAAGGCTGGCTGCACGGTTTAACCGTGATGGGTATGAAATTGTAGATCATTATACATACATCTTTACAAGTGATGGAGATCTGATGGAGGGTATCAGTTCAGAGGCTGCCTCCCTGGCAGGACATTTAAAGCTGGGCAAGCTCATATGTATATATGACGACAACACCATTACCATAGATGGCCATACATCCCTAACCTTCACTGAGGATGTGGGCATGAGGTTTAAGGCCTACGGCTGGCAGGTTATTAATGTCCAGGATGGTAATGATACAGCAGCAATATTAGCAGCCTTGAAAGAAGCAAAAAAGGATAGTGAAAGACCTGCTCTCATTATGCTAAAAACCATCATTGGCTATGGAAGCCCCACCAAACAGGGCAAGGCTGATGTGCATGGTGCTCCCCTGGGCAGGGAGGAGCTGGCAGGCCTTAAAAAGAATCTAGGCTGGCATTACACCCAGGAATTCCATGTGCCTGAAGAAGTTAGGCAGCACTTTTTTCAGCTGACAAATAAGCTTAATTCATATTCTCAGGAATGGAAGCAATTATTTTCCAACTACAAGCAAGCATATCCCGGGTTAGCAAGGGAATGGGAGACCTGGCATTTAAATAAATTGCCTGACCAGCTGCTGCAGGATAGTGAGCTTTGGAATTTTGAAGATAAGCCCATTGCCACCCGCAGTGCATCCGGTCAGGTCATGAATAAGCTTACTAATTATCTGCCCAACCTTGTTGGAGGCTCAGCAGATCTTAATGCTTCAACAAAAACCTATCTAAAAAATATGGGTGACTTTCAGGCCCACACTCCTGAAGGCAGCAACCTGTTTTTTGGCATTAGAGAGCATGCCATGGCAGGCATCCTAAATGGCATGGCCCTTCATGGAGGCTTCAGGGTATTTGGTTCAACCTTCTTTGTATTTTTTGATTACATGAAGCCTTCTATAAGGCTTGCTGCCCTAATGGGTCTACCTGTGATTTATGTATTTACACATGATTCACTAGGAGTTGGAGAGGATGGTCCTACCCATCAACCAATCGAGCACCTGATAGCCTTAAGGGCAATTCCCAATATGCATGTACTCCGCCCCTGTGATGCTAGAGAGACAACTGCAGCATGGTTGACTGCCCTGGAAAGGCAGGATGGGCCAACAGCTATTATCCTAACCAGGCAGAATCTGCCTATCCTGGAAAATAGCTCAATGGAAGCACAAAAAGGCGCGTATATTATTGGGAGGGAAAAGGGTACAAGCCCGGACCTGATAATCCTGGCTACCGGTTCAGAGGTGGCCTTGGCCCTTGAGGCCCAAAAAGAGCTGTGGAACAAAAGCATTGATGCACGAGTTGTCAGTATGATGAGCTGGGAACTGTTCAAAGAGCAGCCGATTAACTATAGGGAAGGTATTATTCCAGCCTCAGTTTCAAGGAGAATATCTGTTGAAGCTGGAAGCTCATTAGGTTGGAGAGACTTTGTTGGTGATAAGGGCATCATCATTGGCATAGATAGCTTTGGTGCTTCTGCACCAGGCAGGGTTTTACTGGAGCACATGGGATTTTCCGTTAGCAATATAGTGGAAAAAGCAGTTGGACTATTTGCTAACTAA
- the nadC gene encoding carboxylating nicotinate-nucleotide diphosphorylase: MDINNCQVRKIVAQAIAEDVGHTDLTTFSLFPPDTLGQGYLLAKGEGVIAGLPVAKMVFESLDPGMTWEELINDGEYVSPGMILARFSGSLRAILSGERVALNFLQRLSGIATKTHGYVQETIGYPVKIVDTRKTTPGLRILEKYAVKAGGGSNHRFGLYDAVMLKDNHIKAAGSITRAVAILRAQLPFTVKIEVETENLNMVQEALDNKADIIMLDNMPLDLMVRAVELVNGKALVEASGGITMDTVKKVAATGVNIISVGELTHSVKSLDISLELD; encoded by the coding sequence ATGGATATCAACAATTGTCAGGTACGGAAAATAGTTGCTCAAGCAATTGCAGAGGATGTGGGTCACACCGATCTTACTACCTTTAGCCTTTTTCCTCCAGATACCTTGGGCCAGGGTTATCTTCTGGCAAAAGGTGAGGGTGTTATAGCTGGTCTGCCAGTTGCAAAAATGGTTTTTGAAAGCCTTGATCCAGGTATGACCTGGGAAGAGTTAATAAACGATGGAGAATATGTCAGTCCTGGAATGATATTGGCCCGCTTTTCCGGTTCACTCCGGGCAATTCTATCTGGTGAAAGGGTCGCATTAAATTTTCTGCAGCGTCTGTCTGGCATTGCAACTAAAACCCATGGTTATGTCCAGGAAACTATAGGCTATCCCGTAAAGATTGTAGATACAAGAAAAACCACCCCAGGTTTAAGAATACTTGAAAAATATGCTGTCAAAGCAGGTGGCGGCAGCAATCATCGCTTTGGACTCTATGATGCAGTAATGCTCAAGGACAACCATATTAAAGCAGCAGGCAGCATCACCAGGGCAGTGGCCATATTAAGAGCACAACTCCCCTTTACTGTTAAAATTGAAGTGGAAACAGAAAATCTTAATATGGTTCAGGAAGCCCTTGACAACAAGGCAGATATTATAATGCTGGACAACATGCCTCTAGATCTCATGGTTAGAGCTGTGGAGCTAGTAAATGGCAAGGCATTAGTTGAGGCATCAGGTGGAATTACCATGGATACTGTTAAAAAAGTTGCAGCAACAGGTGTAAACATAATCTCTGTGGGAGAATTAACCCATTCGGTAAAGTCACTGGACATCAGCCTGGAATTAGATTAA
- the nadB gene encoding L-aspartate oxidase, giving the protein MFPRYLMNFDLNSTSADITDFVVIGSGIAGMYCALHLSAYGRVLVISKDKFPDGSSLYAQGGIAAAVGKEDSPAIHLRDTLAAGAGVCNLKAVKILTEQGPAHIKKLMEIGVPFDQKANSICLTREGAHSIPRILHAGGDATGKIICQVLAEKLASTANIYVLENTMAVDLLSQEGQCTGVLVLSKEGRPYPIYSRAVVLASGGIGQLYEKTTNPPGATGDGIAMAARMGAGTIHMEFVQFHPTMLDHENLQGFLISEAVRGEGAVLRNDKGESFMPKYHALADLAPRDIVTRAIYSEMARGSSKGNSPKVYLDATGFARDFFKRRFPTIYNTCNQLGINPSSDMIPVTPGAHYLMGGIETDTWGRTSIKGLFACGEVACNGASGANRLASNSLLECLVFGYRTAKAASCQYEARTPKIKPLTLKYTGQNTARVTKAKLQEYDRQLKKSMQTNVGVIRDARGLNSQMKFLKRLFPLLLSELGSREGLELQNKIIVSYLITQGALTRKTSCGAHYRSDAQSSSQSSDKQGITPSKMH; this is encoded by the coding sequence TTGTTCCCCAGATACTTGATGAATTTCGATTTAAATAGTACATCAGCTGATATTACTGACTTTGTAGTTATTGGCAGCGGAATAGCCGGGATGTATTGTGCCCTGCACCTATCTGCATATGGGCGTGTTTTAGTCATATCCAAGGACAAGTTTCCTGACGGAAGTTCCTTGTATGCCCAGGGAGGAATTGCAGCTGCAGTTGGCAAGGAGGATAGCCCAGCCATTCACCTCAGGGATACCCTTGCAGCCGGTGCAGGAGTTTGCAATTTAAAGGCAGTCAAGATCCTTACAGAACAAGGCCCTGCTCACATAAAAAAACTCATGGAAATAGGAGTACCCTTCGATCAAAAAGCCAACAGCATCTGCCTGACCAGGGAAGGGGCTCACTCAATTCCCCGAATCCTTCATGCAGGGGGAGACGCTACAGGGAAAATCATCTGCCAGGTTCTTGCAGAAAAGTTAGCTAGTACAGCCAATATTTATGTATTAGAGAACACCATGGCCGTTGACTTGCTTTCCCAGGAAGGACAGTGTACAGGGGTGCTTGTTCTGTCAAAAGAAGGCAGGCCATACCCTATTTATTCCAGGGCTGTTGTCCTGGCCAGCGGTGGAATAGGCCAGCTTTATGAGAAAACGACAAACCCCCCTGGGGCAACAGGTGACGGTATAGCCATGGCCGCCAGGATGGGTGCTGGAACAATCCATATGGAATTTGTTCAGTTCCATCCCACCATGCTGGATCATGAAAACCTGCAGGGTTTTCTTATTTCAGAAGCCGTTCGTGGTGAGGGTGCTGTGTTGAGAAATGATAAAGGGGAAAGTTTCATGCCTAAATATCATGCCCTGGCAGATCTGGCTCCCAGAGATATTGTTACCAGAGCTATTTATTCTGAAATGGCCAGAGGTTCTTCAAAGGGGAACTCTCCAAAGGTTTATCTGGATGCAACTGGTTTTGCAAGGGACTTTTTCAAAAGGCGTTTTCCTACCATATACAATACATGTAACCAGCTTGGAATTAATCCCAGCTCGGACATGATACCAGTTACACCTGGTGCCCATTATCTCATGGGTGGTATAGAAACTGACACCTGGGGCAGAACAAGTATCAAAGGACTATTTGCTTGCGGAGAAGTGGCATGTAATGGAGCAAGCGGGGCAAACAGGCTTGCCAGCAATTCCCTGTTAGAGTGTCTTGTTTTTGGTTATAGGACAGCCAAGGCGGCTTCATGCCAGTATGAAGCCCGCACGCCTAAAATTAAGCCTTTAACTTTAAAATATACTGGACAAAATACAGCAAGGGTTACAAAGGCAAAGCTGCAGGAGTATGACAGGCAGCTGAAAAAATCCATGCAAACCAATGTGGGAGTAATTAGAGATGCCCGCGGCTTAAATAGTCAAATGAAATTCTTAAAAAGGCTCTTCCCTCTTCTTCTTAGTGAATTAGGTTCCAGGGAAGGTCTGGAACTTCAAAATAAAATAATAGTATCATATCTTATAACCCAGGGTGCACTGACAAGAAAAACTAGCTGTGGCGCACATTACCGGTCAGATGCTCAAAGCAGCAGCCAAAGCAGTGATAAACAGGGTATTACTCCATCTAAAATGCATTGA
- the nadA gene encoding quinolinate synthase NadA — MKVNDTAAEIKRLKEQHNAIILAHNYQIDEVQEIADYVGDSFALSKLAASTHADVIVFCGVHFMAESASILSPDKIVLLPDKNAGCPLADTITPEALREKKKDYPEAAVVCYVNSSAEVKAESDICCTSSNAVRIVNSLEENQILFVPDKNLANYVARQTHKEIIPWDGCCITHHRVKVEDIEKVRQYHPDGVIVVHPECRPEVVALADHVGSTSEILRFSRESRAQKIIVGTEMGMLYRLKKESPHKEFYLLSQGLICPNMKMTTLTKIKDALETLEPQIKVKEAVRLAAYGTLERMLQVTAG, encoded by the coding sequence ATGAAGGTAAATGATACAGCTGCAGAAATAAAAAGGTTAAAAGAACAACACAATGCTATTATCCTGGCTCATAACTATCAGATAGATGAGGTTCAAGAAATTGCAGATTATGTAGGAGATTCCTTTGCTTTAAGCAAGCTTGCTGCATCAACCCATGCAGATGTAATTGTTTTTTGTGGTGTCCATTTCATGGCTGAAAGTGCCTCAATTTTGTCTCCAGACAAAATTGTATTACTGCCTGACAAAAATGCCGGCTGCCCCCTGGCTGATACTATTACCCCTGAAGCCCTTCGCGAGAAGAAAAAAGATTATCCAGAGGCTGCTGTTGTGTGCTATGTAAATTCCTCAGCTGAAGTAAAGGCTGAAAGTGATATTTGCTGCACCTCTTCCAATGCTGTAAGAATAGTGAATTCCCTGGAAGAAAACCAGATACTCTTTGTGCCTGATAAAAACCTGGCAAACTATGTGGCAAGACAGACCCACAAGGAAATAATACCCTGGGACGGATGCTGCATAACTCATCACAGGGTTAAGGTTGAGGATATAGAAAAGGTTCGCCAGTATCACCCTGATGGAGTCATTGTTGTTCACCCAGAATGCAGACCAGAGGTTGTAGCCCTGGCAGACCACGTTGGCAGCACTTCAGAAATTTTGCGTTTTTCCAGGGAATCCAGGGCACAAAAAATTATTGTTGGAACTGAGATGGGAATGCTTTATCGCCTTAAAAAGGAAAGTCCCCACAAGGAGTTTTATCTATTATCCCAGGGCCTTATCTGCCCAAATATGAAGATGACCACCCTGACCAAAATAAAGGATGCTCTGGAAACCCTGGAACCCCAGATAAAGGTGAAGGAGGCTGTTAGGCTGGCGGCATATGGGACCCTTGAAAGGATGCTGCAGGTTACAGCAGGTTAA
- a CDS encoding transcription repressor NadR, translating into MNPITRRNNILAILKTAEQPMAGSELAARLSVSRQIIVQDISLLRAGGEQILATPQGYLLMRALTTTPYRKTFATCHTFEEMLQELEIIVDAGGRVLDVIVEHPVYGELRGMLMLGSRRDIASFISNIKASNSKPLSALTHGVHLHTVEAASEEVFGHIERELDRAGLLLRQ; encoded by the coding sequence ATGAATCCCATTACCCGCCGAAATAATATTCTAGCCATTCTAAAAACAGCGGAACAGCCAATGGCAGGCTCTGAGCTTGCAGCCAGATTATCTGTAAGTCGGCAGATTATAGTTCAGGATATTTCCTTATTAAGGGCCGGCGGCGAGCAGATATTAGCCACACCCCAGGGCTACCTTTTGATGCGGGCTCTAACCACTACCCCTTACAGAAAAACCTTTGCCACCTGTCATACCTTTGAGGAAATGCTTCAGGAGCTTGAAATTATAGTGGATGCCGGCGGCAGAGTGTTGGATGTTATAGTGGAGCATCCAGTATACGGGGAGTTAAGGGGAATGCTCATGCTGGGCTCCCGCAGGGATATTGCCAGCTTTATCAGCAATATTAAAGCTTCTAATTCTAAACCCCTTTCTGCCTTGACCCACGGAGTACATCTGCACACAGTTGAAGCTGCAAGTGAAGAGGTTTTTGGTCATATTGAAAGAGAACTAGACAGGGCAGGCCTGCTGCTAAGACAATAG
- a CDS encoding EamA family transporter → MKLRFLGTDDPLAYLSYFIVCIVWGSTYLAIKLGIDNIPPAIFAGIRFAAVGIIMYIYARARGLRMPSTFQDLKHAAIVGLFLLTGAAGLVFWGQQHISTSLAAVLIVTSVLFTALIDSFLPQGNRVGRRGWLGLICGFMGVGILFLPELEVGNTSLHGLFGILAASLSWAIGSLYSVRKPTSSSMIPNIAVQSLIGGGALLIIGLLTGEAAHVQITPVALAALLYLIIFGSVIGYSAYIYLLKVIPPYKAVTYSYINPVVAIILGFIVLGEPINLEMALGAVVIIAGVLLVQSDRLPVPQNVSAQDTDVSG, encoded by the coding sequence ATGAAATTAAGATTTCTGGGGACAGATGATCCCTTGGCATATTTGTCTTATTTTATTGTATGCATAGTATGGGGCTCTACATATTTAGCAATTAAATTAGGAATTGATAATATACCTCCTGCAATATTCGCAGGGATACGTTTCGCTGCAGTAGGCATTATTATGTATATTTATGCCCGGGCAAGGGGCTTGAGGATGCCGTCTACCTTTCAGGATCTTAAACATGCTGCCATAGTGGGATTATTTCTGCTTACAGGTGCAGCAGGCCTTGTTTTCTGGGGCCAACAGCATATTTCCACCAGCCTGGCTGCAGTTCTTATTGTAACATCGGTACTTTTTACTGCCTTAATTGATAGCTTCCTGCCCCAGGGCAATAGGGTTGGCAGGAGAGGATGGTTGGGTCTTATCTGTGGTTTTATGGGGGTGGGCATCCTTTTTTTGCCAGAATTGGAGGTTGGCAATACCAGCTTACACGGTCTTTTTGGTATACTTGCTGCCTCGCTTTCCTGGGCAATAGGGTCATTATATTCTGTACGCAAACCCACATCCTCCTCAATGATACCTAACATTGCAGTACAATCATTAATTGGGGGAGGGGCTTTGCTGATTATTGGGCTGCTGACAGGCGAGGCTGCCCATGTGCAAATAACTCCAGTTGCCCTGGCAGCGTTATTATACTTGATTATTTTTGGTTCCGTTATAGGCTATAGTGCCTATATCTACCTATTAAAGGTCATTCCACCTTACAAAGCCGTAACTTATTCATATATTAATCCTGTAGTGGCAATAATTCTGGGCTTCATAGTTTTAGGTGAACCAATTAATCTGGAAATGGCCCTGGGTGCAGTAGTTATCATAGCTGGAGTTCTTCTTGTCCAATCAGATAGGCTGCCTGTTCCCCAAAACGTAAGTGCACAAGATACTGATGTGTCGGGCTAG